One window of Dermacentor andersoni chromosome 7, qqDerAnde1_hic_scaffold, whole genome shotgun sequence genomic DNA carries:
- the LOC129385924 gene encoding uncharacterized protein: MEGITAYSCKRCHRREPTLCALFRHFNACHGSESNWTCSLEGCSKSYKVYRSYRIHVSKCHKHFLTPNADMADQCAGRSGSSDPHPSTDMADRRAGTSGSSQSVVNEQSVCDAEPDLDSSCADPGDECAMCLSSLLLKWQEGKQLPEGAITGIANDIIDFFMAYKSSSIVDTSKIEQLRTKCGRERHWKRMYGFISPHTVNISTSQQASESYLDIPILDTIKAVATARNFFSEAELGISYSQGSDSMLLKDVTDGSYFREHCIFRNAKDQNLFILQLYFDEFEVCNPLGSKRGKHKVLGGYFTILNELPKTRSKLAEKYLVLLVKKSVVNKISLHQVVQLLLADIHHLEVHGVELSRKTVKGSVLYVSGDNLSSHQFGGFRECFSSGPICRFCMATREEINGKWHENEFTLRTKEMHARHAQLTQTDKSLSSVYGVSGESCMNALQSFDVVQGLPPDIMHDLFEGVIPFAMKHVISHLVTNNILTLDRLNQRLSSFSFQGADKKSKLPPFLIRQCTEKQ; the protein is encoded by the coding sequence ATGGAGGGCATCACTGCATACAGCTGCAAACGGTGCCATCGAAGAGAACCCACTCTGTGTGCCCTTTTTCGGCATTTTAACGCATGTCATGGGAGTGAGAGCAACTGGACCTGCAGTTTGGAGGGCTGCTCTAAGAGCTACAAGGTCTACAGGTCATATCGCATACATGTAAGCAAGTGCCACAAACACTTCCTCACTCCCAACGCTGACATGGCTGACCAATGCGCTGGTCGATCAGGATCCAGTGACCCTCATCCCAGCACTGATATGGCTGACCGGCGTGCTGGTACATCAGGGTCCAGTCAAAGTGTGGTGAATGAGCAGAGTGTGTGTGATGCTGAGCCTGACCTGGATTCCAGCTGTGCAGACCCAGGTGATGAATGTGCTATGTGTCTCTCGTCTCTACTGCTCAAGTGGCAAGAAGGGAAACAGTTGCCTGAGGGTGCTATTACTGGCATTGCAAATGACATCATTGACTTTTTTATGGCATATAAATCAAGCTCCATAGTTGACACATCAAAGATTGAGCAACTCAGAACTAAATGTGGGAGGGAGAGACACTGGAAACGTATGTATGGATTCATTTCTCCACACACTGTAAACATAAGCACTAGTCAACAGGCATCTGAGAGCTATTTAGATATCCCTATATTGGACACTATAAAGGCTGTTGCCACAGCacgaaattttttttctgaagccgAACTGGGCATTTCATATAGTCAAGGCAGTGACTCAATGCTGTTGAAAGATGTAACTGATGGGTCTTACTTTCGGGAACACtgcatattcagaaatgcaaaaGATCAAAATCTGTTCATTCTTCAATTGTACTTTGACGAATTTGAAGTCTGCAACCCTTTGGGTAGCAAACGTGGAAAGCATAAGGTTTTAGGAGGATATTTCACCATTTTGAATGAACTTCCTAAAACCCGTTCAAAACTTGCTGAAAAGTATTTAGTCCTCCTTGTCAAGAAGTCTGTTGTTAATAAGATTTCTCTGCACCAGGTTGTTCAGCTGCTTCTTGCTGATATACACCATCTAGAAGTGCATGGAGTTGAGCTTAGTAGAAAGACTGTGAAGGGCTCAGTGCTGTATGTGAGTGGCGACAATTTATCTAGCCACCAGTTTGGTGGTTTTCGCGAATGCTTCTCATCAGGTCCTATTTGCCGTTTCTGTATGGCGACAAGAGAAGAGATAAATGGCAAATGGCATGAGAATGAGTTCACCttaagaacaaaagaaatgcatGCACGTCATGCCCAATTGACTCAGACAGACAAGAGCCTTTCAAGCGTGTATGGAGTCTCGGGGGAGAGCTGCATGAATGCACTCCAGTCATTTGATGTGGTGCAAGGTTTGCCGCCCGATATAATGCACGATCTATTTGAGGGGGTGATTCCTTTTGCAATGAAACATGTCATCTCTCACTTGGTCACCAATAATATCCTCACTCTCGATCGGCTGAATCAGAGGCTTAGCTCATTTAGTTTTCAAGGTGCAGACAAGAAGTCCAAGTTACCCCCATTTCTCATCAGGCAGTGCACGGAAAAGCAATGA